From Kineosporia succinea, the proteins below share one genomic window:
- a CDS encoding Uma2 family endonuclease → MTQIWPDVVRAWDELEVPDGWRVAQAATDGILLMPLTAGGEHNVIGGLLTRQFFDAITDDEYFVGWDLPASLPDDGIYVPDLCVAHESRIRWNSRSVPMDVFVVAVEITTPDSAVNDRNRKWRAYARGGIPQYLLVDASDPGGPTVSLFSRPVDGVYQDVVRVPFGERIELAAPLSVVLDTGAFVRPEVG, encoded by the coding sequence ATGACGCAGATCTGGCCCGACGTGGTGCGTGCCTGGGACGAACTCGAGGTGCCCGACGGCTGGCGGGTCGCCCAGGCGGCGACCGACGGCATCCTGCTCATGCCGCTCACCGCCGGCGGCGAGCACAACGTGATCGGTGGGCTGCTGACCAGGCAGTTCTTCGACGCGATCACCGACGACGAGTACTTCGTCGGCTGGGACCTGCCGGCCTCGCTGCCCGACGACGGGATCTACGTCCCCGACCTGTGCGTGGCCCACGAGAGCCGCATCCGCTGGAACTCCCGGTCCGTGCCGATGGACGTGTTCGTCGTGGCGGTCGAGATCACCACACCCGACAGTGCGGTCAACGACCGCAACCGCAAGTGGCGCGCCTACGCCCGGGGCGGCATCCCGCAGTACCTGCTGGTCGACGCGTCTGACCCGGGCGGCCCGACGGTGAGCCTGTTCTCCCGCCCGGTCGACGGCGTGTACCAGGACGTCGTCCGGGTGCCGTTCGGGGAACGGATCGAGCTCGCGGCCCCGCTGTCCGTGGTCCTGGACACCGGCGCATTCGTGCGACCCGAGGTGGGCTGA
- a CDS encoding type II 3-dehydroquinate dehydratase, with translation MTSVLVLNGPNLGRLGVREPDVYGSDTLADLSAACVEAGREFGLEVEVRQTDDESEMIGWLHGAVDAGAHVVLNPAAFTHYSYAIRDACAMVTKAGLTLVEVHLSNPAAREVFRHTSVVGGVSTGTIAGFGREGYLLALRAVAARG, from the coding sequence ATGACCTCCGTCCTCGTCCTCAACGGCCCCAATCTCGGCCGCCTCGGCGTCCGTGAACCCGACGTCTACGGCAGCGACACCCTCGCCGACCTGAGCGCGGCGTGCGTCGAGGCCGGCCGGGAGTTCGGGCTCGAGGTGGAGGTCCGGCAGACCGACGACGAGTCCGAGATGATCGGCTGGCTGCACGGGGCGGTCGACGCCGGGGCGCACGTGGTGCTGAACCCGGCCGCGTTCACGCACTACTCCTACGCGATCCGCGACGCCTGCGCGATGGTGACCAAGGCCGGGCTCACGCTGGTCGAGGTGCACCTGTCCAACCCGGCCGCTCGTGAGGTGTTCCGCCACACCAGCGTGGTGGGCGGCGTCTCCACCGGCACCATCGCCGGTTTCGGCCGGGAGGGGTACCTGCTGGCCCTGCGCGCCGTAGCTGCACGCGGCTAA